The Phycisphaerales bacterium AB-hyl4 genome contains a region encoding:
- a CDS encoding alpha-mannosidase — protein sequence MIEYAPTIDQHQAERLLNDVLRPQVFTDLIPLNVAVHQCDSPIGYDAAISQDYRSVDLNFNWGPVWSTAWFRLRGEVPRTFANQDFRLLFDTGTEALCWWDGKPYQGVELHRQDVKLPASVRPGQSLEVFIEAACNHMLGIGPLYGDPGRIGDLARTQAGTLKQAHLACYHPHRAAMVNEFEMLLDLARSLPSDTSRARQLNRAIRQVCQAIRRDQFDVAIACARHIIGRMLDVAGEADRNTAHCIGHAHIDLAWLWPVRESKRKCARSFSTVLRYMERHPEYRFIQSQAQAYEWVREQYPDLFEQIKQRVATGQWEAGGAMWVEADCNVISGESLVRQILKGTRYWQQHFDVEQRYLWLPDVFGYSAALPQILKQSGLDAFFTQKISWNQFNKFPHHSFNWVGIDGTSIPAHFFPTDNYNSTNTPKELTHGDRNYKQAGSSPHFLQVFGYGDGGGGPTEPMIERIRRAPDTAGLPKTRFSRVDEFVDILVDDAPNLPEWVGELYLELHRGTYTTQARCKKFNRLGERLLQDVEFAQCLGGDTADERAELDRLWKLLLLNQFHDIIPGSSIQWVYDDALRDYKDILTSGNELLTRAMQRITPSDGAGEAATQADEAVLVLNSGSHDRDAVLCMPTDADSAGRSWQMNDGEHLTTQAVHDFDQRQQMLVQMRDVAPLSATLIAPSSKSAADHGTPPSRVRVDGLTLENELLKVRLNDEGQVTSLIHRPTGREAIKADEPANQLMLYEDFPADWDAWDIDIGYLGQGGPLDSPVECEIIEQGPVRVAIEFRRAIGKASECVQRVQVTAGLPYVEFHTQVNWRESHRLLRALHPVDIHADYATYEIQFGHVRRPNHFNTSWDYARFEVAAQRWMDLSETGFGVALLNDCKYGHSCHRHVMGLSLLRSPKSPDPEADMAVHEFRYALMPHDGFDAGAIVEAAEQLNQPLRVAPAQAPAQYFPQADTHQSPVASFAHLEGEHAPGVVIDTVKLAEDGDGIVLRLYEIRGGRGEANLVFDRPVSHVEETDLLERTTQTHEATGRVRLRFTPFQIRTVKVRLR from the coding sequence ATGATCGAATACGCGCCCACGATCGATCAGCATCAAGCCGAGCGTCTGCTCAACGACGTGCTTCGCCCGCAGGTCTTTACCGATCTCATCCCGCTGAATGTTGCGGTTCATCAGTGCGACTCGCCCATCGGCTACGACGCGGCGATCTCGCAAGACTACCGCTCGGTGGACTTGAACTTCAACTGGGGCCCCGTCTGGTCCACCGCGTGGTTTCGGCTGCGCGGTGAAGTGCCACGCACATTCGCCAACCAGGACTTCCGCCTGCTCTTCGACACCGGCACCGAAGCGCTTTGCTGGTGGGACGGCAAGCCCTACCAAGGCGTCGAGCTGCATCGTCAGGATGTCAAGCTGCCCGCCAGCGTTCGTCCGGGCCAATCGCTGGAGGTTTTTATCGAGGCGGCGTGCAACCACATGCTCGGCATCGGTCCGCTCTACGGCGACCCGGGACGCATCGGCGACCTCGCCCGCACGCAGGCCGGCACACTCAAACAGGCTCACCTTGCCTGCTATCACCCCCATCGCGCTGCGATGGTCAATGAGTTTGAGATGTTGCTGGACCTGGCACGCTCGCTGCCGTCGGATACCTCGCGTGCCCGCCAGCTGAACCGCGCGATTCGACAGGTCTGCCAGGCCATCCGCCGTGACCAGTTCGACGTGGCGATCGCCTGCGCCCGGCACATCATCGGCCGCATGCTCGACGTGGCCGGCGAAGCCGACCGCAACACCGCCCACTGCATCGGGCACGCCCATATCGACCTTGCCTGGCTTTGGCCCGTCCGCGAGAGCAAGCGAAAGTGTGCTCGCTCGTTTTCCACCGTGCTGCGCTACATGGAGCGACATCCCGAGTATCGCTTCATCCAAAGCCAGGCCCAGGCCTACGAGTGGGTGCGCGAGCAGTATCCCGACCTCTTCGAGCAGATCAAACAACGCGTCGCCACCGGCCAGTGGGAAGCCGGCGGCGCGATGTGGGTCGAAGCCGACTGCAACGTCATCTCCGGCGAATCGCTCGTTCGGCAGATTCTCAAGGGTACACGCTACTGGCAGCAGCACTTTGACGTCGAGCAACGCTACCTCTGGCTGCCGGACGTGTTCGGCTACTCCGCCGCGCTGCCACAGATCCTCAAGCAGTCGGGCCTGGATGCATTCTTCACGCAAAAAATCAGCTGGAACCAGTTCAACAAATTCCCCCACCACAGCTTCAACTGGGTCGGCATCGATGGTACAAGCATCCCCGCTCACTTTTTCCCGACCGACAACTACAACTCGACCAACACCCCCAAAGAGCTCACCCACGGCGACCGCAACTACAAACAGGCCGGCTCGAGCCCGCACTTTCTACAGGTGTTCGGCTACGGCGACGGCGGCGGCGGCCCCACCGAGCCGATGATCGAACGCATCCGACGCGCTCCCGATACTGCGGGCCTGCCCAAAACCCGCTTCTCCCGCGTTGATGAATTCGTCGACATCCTCGTCGACGATGCGCCGAATCTGCCCGAGTGGGTCGGCGAGCTCTACCTCGAACTTCATCGCGGCACGTACACCACCCAGGCTCGCTGCAAAAAATTCAACCGCCTCGGCGAACGCCTGCTCCAGGATGTCGAATTCGCCCAATGCCTCGGCGGCGACACCGCCGACGAACGCGCCGAGCTTGATCGGTTGTGGAAGCTGCTGCTGCTGAATCAGTTTCACGACATCATCCCCGGCTCATCGATCCAGTGGGTCTACGACGATGCGCTGCGCGACTACAAAGACATTCTCACCTCGGGCAATGAGCTGCTGACCCGGGCGATGCAGCGCATCACGCCGAGCGACGGCGCGGGCGAGGCCGCGACGCAAGCCGATGAAGCCGTGCTTGTACTGAACAGCGGTTCGCATGATCGCGATGCCGTGTTATGCATGCCCACCGACGCGGACTCGGCCGGGCGGTCGTGGCAGATGAACGATGGTGAACATCTCACGACACAGGCGGTCCACGATTTCGACCAGCGCCAACAAATGCTCGTCCAGATGCGTGATGTCGCACCCTTGAGCGCCACGCTGATTGCCCCTTCGTCCAAATCGGCGGCAGACCACGGGACGCCGCCATCGCGCGTGCGCGTAGACGGCCTGACGCTGGAGAACGAGCTGCTCAAGGTGCGATTGAACGACGAAGGCCAGGTCACGTCGCTCATCCACAGGCCCACCGGCCGCGAAGCGATCAAGGCCGACGAGCCCGCCAACCAGCTCATGCTTTACGAAGACTTCCCCGCCGACTGGGACGCGTGGGATATCGACATCGGCTACCTCGGGCAGGGTGGCCCGCTCGATTCGCCGGTGGAATGCGAAATCATTGAGCAAGGCCCCGTCCGCGTCGCAATCGAGTTTCGTCGTGCTATCGGCAAAGCCAGTGAATGCGTCCAGCGCGTGCAGGTGACAGCCGGCCTGCCTTATGTCGAGTTCCACACGCAGGTGAACTGGCGTGAAAGCCATCGCCTGCTGCGCGCCCTGCATCCGGTCGACATCCACGCCGACTACGCCACGTACGAAATTCAGTTCGGCCACGTGCGACGGCCCAACCACTTCAACACCAGTTGGGACTACGCCCGCTTCGAAGTCGCCGCCCAGCGATGGATGGACCTTTCCGAAACCGGCTTCGGGGTGGCATTGCTCAACGACTGCAAGTACGGCCACTCCTGCCATCGACACGTCATGGGCCTCTCCCTGCTGCGCTCCCCGAAATCGCCCGATCCGGAAGCGGACATGGCGGTCCACGAATTCCGCTATGCGTTGATGCCACACGACGGCTTTGACGCCGGCGCGATCGTCGAAGCGGCCGAGCAACTCAACCAGCCGCTGCGCGTCGCACCCGCACAGGCCCCGGCACAGTACTTCCCGCAGGCAGACACGCACCAAAGCCCCGTGGCCAGCTTCGCACATCTCGAGGGCGAGCACGCGCCCGGCGTCGTCATCGACACCGTCAAGCTCGCTGAAGATGGCGATGGCATCGTGCTACGCCTGTACGAAATCCGCGGCGGCCGGGGCGAAGCCAACCTCGTATTCGACCGGCCCGTCTCGCATGTGGAAGAAACGGATCTGCTGGAACGAACGACCCAGACCCACGAAGCCACCGGCCGAGTACGACTCCGCTTTACACCGTTTCAGATTCGCACCGTAAAAGTCCGCCTGCGATAA
- a CDS encoding glycoside hydrolase family 71/99-like protein: protein MSLITRREFHHRVSAAAMTLLAAGGVVGSRVGGDAMAMATTSASPAGARVDPKGLHGKVMCGYQGWFRSPGDGSGLGWQHYVKGDRFEPGHCTIDFWPDLSEFDDDEKFATPFRHADGSTAYAFSSQHPKTVDRHFRWMKDYGIDGVFVQRFVVEVARPGEEGIARRDSNDVVLQHCRASANRHGRAYAVMYDLSGMGAGEMERVKADWRHLVDDLGFLRRDDDRQYLHHDDRPVVAVWGVGFGDRRRYSVAECDELIEFFKNDPQYGGVTLMLGVPTGWREQERDASSDRALPAVLAKADIISPWTVGRFRNPSDVAEHAELFWQPDLNYCQGRGQTYLPVVFPGFSWVNLKGLSSDQQIPRLGGQFLWSQYAALREMGAPMVYQAMFDEIDEGTQIFKVTNDPPVGESVFRTYKGLPSDHYLWLVGQATRMIRGEAEHRATMPLRVGSEAIQRELMG, encoded by the coding sequence ATGTCTTTGATCACCCGCAGGGAGTTTCATCACCGCGTTTCCGCTGCTGCCATGACGTTGCTGGCGGCGGGTGGCGTTGTGGGGTCACGTGTCGGCGGCGATGCGATGGCCATGGCGACGACTTCGGCGTCGCCGGCGGGGGCGCGCGTTGATCCGAAGGGGCTGCACGGCAAGGTGATGTGTGGCTACCAGGGGTGGTTTCGCAGCCCGGGTGATGGCAGCGGGCTGGGGTGGCAGCATTACGTAAAAGGCGACCGATTCGAGCCGGGCCATTGCACGATTGACTTCTGGCCTGACCTTTCGGAATTTGACGACGACGAAAAGTTCGCGACGCCGTTCCGTCATGCCGACGGATCGACGGCGTACGCGTTCAGCTCGCAGCATCCCAAGACCGTCGACCGCCACTTTCGCTGGATGAAAGACTACGGCATTGATGGCGTGTTCGTGCAGCGCTTCGTGGTCGAGGTTGCCCGGCCGGGCGAGGAAGGCATTGCGCGGCGCGACTCGAATGACGTCGTTTTGCAGCATTGTCGCGCGTCGGCCAACCGGCACGGCCGAGCGTATGCGGTGATGTACGACCTCAGCGGCATGGGCGCCGGGGAGATGGAGCGCGTCAAGGCTGACTGGCGTCATCTGGTGGACGACCTGGGCTTTCTGCGGCGCGATGATGATCGGCAATACCTGCATCACGACGATCGGCCGGTGGTGGCGGTGTGGGGCGTGGGGTTCGGGGATCGTCGGCGGTACTCGGTCGCGGAATGTGACGAGTTGATCGAGTTTTTCAAGAACGACCCACAGTATGGTGGCGTGACGCTGATGCTCGGCGTGCCGACCGGCTGGCGCGAGCAGGAGCGCGACGCGAGCAGTGACCGGGCGTTGCCTGCCGTGCTCGCGAAGGCGGACATCATTTCACCTTGGACGGTCGGGCGATTCCGCAATCCGAGCGATGTCGCGGAGCATGCGGAACTGTTCTGGCAACCCGACCTGAACTACTGTCAAGGTCGCGGGCAGACATACCTGCCAGTCGTGTTCCCCGGCTTCAGCTGGGTGAATCTCAAGGGCCTCTCGTCCGACCAGCAGATTCCCCGGCTTGGAGGGCAGTTTCTCTGGTCGCAATACGCGGCGCTGCGCGAGATGGGGGCGCCGATGGTTTACCAGGCGATGTTTGACGAGATCGATGAGGGCACGCAGATCTTCAAGGTCACCAACGATCCGCCGGTGGGCGAGAGTGTCTTTCGCACATACAAGGGGCTGCCGTCGGATCACTACCTCTGGCTTGTCGGTCAGGCGACACGCATGATTCGTGGCGAGGCGGAGCATCGCGCGACGATGCCCCTGCGTGTCGGCTCGGAAGCGATTCAACGCGAGTTGATGGGCTGA
- a CDS encoding metallophosphoesterase: protein MRFMLLIVGWLLASVLANLNPAAAEEAEPRPQLRIALLADPHISVRPDAAEHRRNFERIIEKVNAEQVDAVLIAGDLTTHGFRMAVEDFQGYIDRLDAPVHLVPGNHDIGNKPLPDRETNLSNDRLAHYESAFGPSFYEARLASGVRLVALNSLLMGTDLQREPDQWAFLEESLAEPADSYTIVMTHHPPFVEQPDEPNDYFNIEPESRSRLLALLARAEVDLLVAGHTHRPLEHEHDGTRHIIAPAISFGLPHDQQPEGWTLLTLNADNSVTREDRFLAPEEAEVDEDWLAKLETIAPIAVMPMAEPGNRVARFFRDRGVEEVLAPLTGEQMVDEEHFTPDRYPVTLYLSGEAFRRSVHEPGDVERALLRYLRAGGVLAVLPSLPFPFYADERGEEVLSAGRFGLMLLASGEQEGDAFGFERPEEDEQLRFIVHDATLRELGLPESLDYPEQGDQRWRPQVELRSRDEYEALISLVDEEGRARGDGAVFTEHFNLRGEPTGRTLYVASVLTHVHPQRDTIIEGILTFLVQRVRADADAPATADE from the coding sequence ATGCGATTCATGCTCTTGATCGTCGGCTGGCTGCTGGCCAGTGTTCTTGCAAACCTCAACCCCGCCGCCGCCGAAGAGGCTGAGCCCCGCCCGCAGTTGCGCATCGCCCTGCTCGCCGACCCGCACATCTCCGTGCGACCCGACGCCGCCGAGCATCGCCGCAACTTCGAACGCATCATCGAAAAGGTCAACGCCGAGCAGGTCGACGCCGTGCTCATCGCCGGCGACTTGACCACGCACGGCTTCCGCATGGCCGTCGAAGATTTCCAGGGCTACATCGACCGCCTCGATGCCCCCGTCCACCTCGTGCCGGGCAACCACGACATCGGCAACAAGCCGCTGCCCGATCGCGAAACCAACCTCTCCAATGACCGCCTCGCCCACTACGAGTCCGCCTTCGGTCCATCGTTCTACGAAGCCCGACTCGCTTCCGGCGTCCGCCTCGTCGCCCTCAACAGCCTGCTCATGGGCACCGATCTCCAGCGCGAGCCGGACCAGTGGGCCTTCCTCGAAGAATCGCTCGCCGAGCCCGCCGACAGCTACACCATCGTGATGACCCATCACCCGCCGTTCGTCGAGCAACCCGACGAGCCGAACGACTACTTCAACATCGAACCCGAATCGCGCAGCCGGCTGCTCGCACTGCTTGCCCGGGCCGAGGTCGATCTGCTCGTCGCCGGCCACACCCACCGCCCGCTCGAACACGAGCATGACGGCACCCGCCACATCATCGCCCCTGCGATCTCCTTCGGCCTGCCGCACGACCAGCAACCCGAAGGCTGGACGCTGCTCACCCTCAACGCCGACAACTCGGTCACGCGCGAAGACCGCTTCCTCGCCCCCGAAGAAGCGGAGGTCGACGAAGACTGGCTCGCGAAGCTGGAGACGATCGCCCCCATCGCTGTGATGCCCATGGCCGAGCCGGGCAACCGTGTCGCCCGCTTCTTCCGTGACCGCGGCGTCGAAGAAGTGCTCGCCCCGCTCACCGGCGAACAGATGGTCGACGAAGAACACTTCACACCCGACCGCTATCCCGTCACGCTCTACCTCTCCGGCGAGGCGTTCCGCCGCAGCGTCCATGAGCCGGGCGACGTCGAACGTGCCCTGCTGCGTTACCTGCGGGCCGGCGGCGTGCTGGCCGTACTGCCCTCGCTGCCGTTTCCCTTCTATGCCGACGAGCGAGGCGAAGAGGTGCTCAGCGCCGGGCGATTCGGCCTCATGCTGCTGGCCAGCGGCGAACAGGAAGGCGACGCCTTCGGCTTCGAACGCCCCGAAGAAGACGAGCAGCTCCGCTTCATCGTGCACGATGCCACCCTCCGCGAGCTGGGCCTGCCCGAGTCGCTCGACTACCCCGAGCAGGGCGATCAACGCTGGCGGCCCCAGGTCGAACTGCGCAGCCGCGACGAGTACGAAGCGTTGATCTCGCTCGTGGATGAAGAAGGCCGCGCCCGCGGCGACGGCGCGGTATTCACCGAGCACTTCAACCTGCGCGGCGAACCGACCGGCCGAACGCTCTACGTCGCCTCCGTGCTCACGCACGTTCATCCGCAGCGCGACACGATCATCGAAGGCATCCTCACGTTCCTCGTCCAACGCGTCCGCGCCGATGCCGATGCACCGGCCACCGCGGACGAGTGA
- a CDS encoding fibronectin type III domain-containing protein — MLKRPIESTGGLARSLTLLLALVALTPAARANDPLALYLTWQQDPTTTMTVQWHTLMDVSATSLMYRPLGETTWQTQSGAYTPFPDTPRHIHAVEITGLDPNRDYEFRLPGYSDTYKFRTMPADSSQPINFVVGGDIRQSQSRYRDMHDQVAKLDPMFAVIGGDLAYDDGRADRVNNWHQFFDAWRDRMVTPDGRLIPMLPVAGNHELTGGYTDSNDPNAGRTYFFDLFKFPGQPGPVAMDFGNYLSLVTLDTGHFVPVPEQNEWLDETLAERRERDVDHILPIYHIPAYPSSRDFDHRRITEVRDEWTPIFDKYDIDIAFEHHDHAYKRTPRIRAGEIDPTGVLYIGDGAWGASTRDVHDPDEAWWLDEAASVNHVIHMTILGEYRLLQVIDINGNIIDEYGFIPEPTSAALLLAGGLSLFARRRRQSA, encoded by the coding sequence ATGCTCAAACGACCGATCGAATCAACCGGCGGGCTCGCCCGCTCGCTCACGCTCCTGCTCGCGCTGGTGGCCCTCACCCCGGCTGCCAGAGCCAACGATCCGCTCGCGCTCTATCTCACCTGGCAGCAGGACCCTACCACCACCATGACCGTGCAGTGGCATACGCTCATGGACGTCAGCGCCACGTCGCTGATGTACCGCCCGCTGGGTGAAACCACCTGGCAGACGCAGTCCGGCGCCTACACCCCCTTCCCCGACACGCCCCGACACATCCACGCCGTTGAGATCACCGGCCTCGATCCCAATCGTGACTACGAGTTTCGCCTGCCCGGCTACAGCGACACCTACAAGTTCCGCACCATGCCCGCCGACTCAAGCCAGCCGATCAACTTCGTCGTCGGCGGCGACATCCGACAGAGCCAAAGCCGATACCGCGACATGCACGACCAAGTCGCCAAGCTCGACCCCATGTTCGCCGTAATCGGCGGCGACCTCGCCTACGACGACGGCCGCGCCGACCGCGTCAACAACTGGCACCAGTTCTTCGACGCCTGGCGCGACCGCATGGTCACCCCCGACGGCCGACTCATCCCCATGCTCCCCGTCGCAGGCAACCATGAACTCACCGGCGGCTACACCGACTCAAACGACCCCAACGCCGGCCGAACCTACTTCTTCGACCTCTTCAAATTCCCCGGACAGCCCGGCCCCGTCGCCATGGACTTCGGCAACTACCTCAGCCTCGTCACCCTCGACACCGGCCACTTCGTCCCCGTGCCTGAACAGAACGAATGGCTCGACGAAACACTCGCCGAGCGACGCGAGCGCGACGTCGACCACATCCTCCCCATTTATCACATCCCCGCCTACCCCTCGTCGCGCGATTTCGACCACCGTCGCATCACCGAGGTCCGCGACGAATGGACCCCCATCTTCGACAAGTACGACATCGACATCGCCTTCGAGCACCACGACCATGCTTACAAGCGAACCCCGCGCATCCGTGCCGGCGAAATCGACCCCACCGGCGTGCTCTACATCGGCGACGGCGCATGGGGGGCCTCAACGCGAGATGTCCACGACCCGGACGAAGCATGGTGGCTCGACGAAGCCGCCAGCGTCAACCACGTCATCCACATGACCATCCTCGGCGAATACCGCTTGCTTCAGGTCATCGACATCAACGGCAACATCATTGATGAGTATGGCTTTATCCCGGAGCCCACATCAGCGGCACTGCTGCTCGCCGGTGGGCTGAGCCTGTTCGCCCGTCGACGACGACAGTCGGCTTGA
- a CDS encoding fibronectin type III domain-containing protein encodes MKHIRVLIFMLMLAMLGGPAHAEPFDPPALYLTWQQDPTTTMTVQWHTLDDSRPSELAYRQADDHDAPWQQAIGEHWPFPHTDRFIHAVEIVDLEPNTDYLFRFTDAGPEYRFRTMPADASEPVVFVVGGDLMHRRTWMEIVNEQMAAREPMFAVLGGDLAYEDGHPDKVDRLFDFFEAWKNTAVTPDGRIIPMIPLIGNHEVDGGWQRDRAKAPFFYDLFTMPGWPGYATLDFGDYLSLIILDSGHIIPVDGEQSDWLDQQLAERRERGITHVFPVYHVPAYPSVRHFYDGRSRDVRNHWPPIFDKHDVDIAFENHDHAYKRTHRLRDGQVDPTGTLYVGDGAWGVQLRPVKTGPEEEVWYLDEAHSIHHVIIVTLHEQDRWLEAIDNEGKTFDRYPPEE; translated from the coding sequence ATGAAACATATCCGCGTACTGATCTTCATGCTGATGCTTGCAATGCTCGGCGGGCCTGCTCATGCCGAGCCGTTCGACCCGCCCGCGCTCTACCTCACCTGGCAGCAGGACCCCACCACTACCATGACCGTGCAGTGGCACACGCTTGACGACAGCCGACCAAGCGAACTGGCCTACCGCCAGGCCGACGACCATGACGCCCCTTGGCAGCAGGCGATCGGCGAGCACTGGCCCTTCCCCCACACCGACCGCTTCATCCACGCGGTCGAAATCGTCGACCTCGAGCCGAACACCGACTACCTGTTCCGCTTCACCGACGCCGGCCCTGAGTACCGCTTCCGCACCATGCCCGCCGACGCCAGCGAGCCGGTCGTCTTCGTCGTCGGCGGCGACCTGATGCATCGACGCACGTGGATGGAAATCGTCAACGAGCAGATGGCTGCCCGCGAACCCATGTTCGCTGTACTCGGCGGCGACCTCGCCTACGAAGACGGCCACCCCGACAAGGTCGACCGCCTCTTCGACTTCTTCGAAGCCTGGAAAAATACCGCCGTCACCCCCGACGGTCGAATCATTCCCATGATCCCACTTATCGGCAACCACGAAGTCGACGGCGGCTGGCAACGCGACCGCGCCAAAGCACCGTTTTTCTACGACCTGTTCACCATGCCCGGCTGGCCCGGCTACGCGACCCTCGACTTCGGCGATTACCTCAGCCTTATCATCCTCGACTCCGGCCACATCATCCCCGTCGACGGCGAACAGAGCGACTGGCTCGACCAGCAACTCGCCGAGCGTCGCGAGCGCGGTATCACGCACGTCTTTCCAGTCTACCACGTGCCCGCCTACCCCTCCGTCCGACACTTCTACGACGGCCGAAGCCGCGACGTCCGCAACCACTGGCCACCCATCTTCGACAAGCATGATGTCGATATCGCCTTCGAAAACCACGACCACGCCTACAAACGCACGCACCGCCTCCGCGACGGCCAGGTCGACCCCACCGGCACGCTCTATGTCGGCGATGGCGCCTGGGGCGTTCAGCTTCGACCCGTCAAAACCGGTCCTGAAGAAGAAGTCTGGTACCTCGACGAAGCCCACAGCATCCACCACGTCATCATCGTCACGCTTCATGAGCAGGATCGCTGGCTCGAGGCGATCGACAACGAGGGCAAAACGTTCGATCGCTACCCGCCTGAGGAATGA
- a CDS encoding GntR family transcriptional regulator, with translation MSKAKQIERILERRIRHGDYLLKELPAERELAEEIGVSRMTARKAVQFLVKKGLLQRQPNGRLVVSREAETRLLHVAFLVPSLVSSDVEQWRLALDRLAEKFNMVTRTILYVHWDDPVLLDAAEGLDGMFLIPNCEPMPDRIMERLRTAGRSLVILGQDMSTLGLPSINLFPAVVVQQLLDHLAELGHRHIDCFNVQTVDPVVRARIDQWNLWRASHRMAGRVLGEPIEPYEQPLMSAYKQMGKILDEGKLQGTGLLCLTAPAAIGAARAMADRNIQVGKDISVCVINDEGLARFMTPSLTSIETPDPTPYLSVCLDWLSGSNDQWVGSLLLEPSRLPLFVGSSTGPAPTSNLSAAKDRDHADTK, from the coding sequence ATGTCCAAGGCCAAGCAGATTGAGCGGATTCTGGAACGCCGTATCCGCCACGGGGACTACCTGCTCAAGGAGTTGCCCGCGGAGCGGGAGCTGGCAGAGGAAATTGGCGTTTCGCGAATGACCGCACGCAAGGCCGTGCAGTTCCTCGTCAAGAAGGGGTTGTTGCAGCGCCAGCCCAACGGTCGGCTGGTCGTCAGCCGCGAAGCGGAGACGCGCCTGCTCCATGTCGCGTTTCTCGTGCCCTCGCTGGTATCCAGCGATGTCGAACAGTGGCGCCTGGCACTTGATCGCCTGGCTGAGAAGTTCAACATGGTCACCCGGACCATTCTCTATGTGCACTGGGACGACCCGGTGCTGCTCGACGCCGCCGAGGGCCTCGACGGCATGTTCCTCATCCCCAACTGCGAGCCGATGCCCGACCGCATCATGGAGCGCCTGCGCACCGCCGGCCGATCGCTGGTCATCCTCGGTCAGGACATGAGCACGCTGGGCCTGCCCTCAATCAACCTCTTCCCCGCCGTCGTCGTACAGCAATTGCTCGACCACCTCGCCGAGCTGGGCCACCGTCACATCGACTGCTTCAACGTCCAGACCGTCGACCCCGTGGTGCGCGCCCGCATCGACCAATGGAACCTTTGGCGTGCCAGCCACCGCATGGCCGGCCGCGTGCTCGGCGAACCGATCGAACCCTACGAACAACCGCTCATGTCCGCCTACAAGCAGATGGGCAAAATCCTTGATGAAGGCAAGCTCCAGGGCACCGGCCTGCTATGCCTCACCGCGCCAGCCGCCATCGGCGCCGCCCGCGCGATGGCCGATCGCAACATCCAGGTCGGCAAAGATATTTCCGTCTGCGTCATCAACGACGAGGGCCTCGCCCGCTTCATGACCCCCTCGCTGACCTCGATCGAAACCCCGGACCCCACGCCCTACCTCTCCGTCTGCCTCGACTGGCTGAGCGGCTCCAACGACCAGTGGGTCGGCTCACTCCTGCTCGAACCCAGCCGACTGCCGCTTTTCGTCGGCAGTTCCACAGGCCCCGCGCCCACCTCTAACCTTTCTGCCGCAAAAGATCGCGACCACGCCGACACCAAGTAA
- a CDS encoding metallophosphoesterase translates to MNQRQTSINRRAFLAESTGALMGAALLGQWGLPSQAVASEASGAQGWSFVLLGDLHYDLWEHHDMDWVKREKPRSIRQIEGYVRVTTELYPHLGAEIRQVIAGTPNPVDYVINIGDFVQGLCGSYDLQMKQFEDALDWIRQSRWGAPYLMTIGNHDITGPGAREAYEDKILPYMSRQINQRLDSSNFIVEHRNAMFVFVDAYDRGRINPWLEEALRQRSAEHLFVIVHQPVVPYHGQAAWAVYGQPGQEEDRQKFLNMLGEHEAIVLSGHLHRYGLVRRHTQQGRFVELAMNSIIRSKDHEARRILKGVEHRPDMEMLEPDFSSDTDPTRGEHLRAERQAIDQFETGQLEGYGMVQVNGGKVSVDLYNGLGRRKWKTLDLTSILKARRPADAVHLARP, encoded by the coding sequence ATGAATCAGCGTCAGACCAGTATCAATCGCCGGGCGTTTCTTGCCGAATCGACGGGGGCTCTGATGGGAGCGGCGCTTTTAGGACAGTGGGGGTTGCCTTCGCAAGCGGTCGCATCCGAGGCCTCCGGTGCGCAGGGGTGGTCGTTCGTGCTGCTGGGCGACCTGCACTACGACCTGTGGGAACATCATGACATGGACTGGGTCAAGCGCGAAAAACCCCGCTCCATCCGCCAGATTGAAGGTTACGTGCGCGTGACGACCGAGCTTTACCCGCACCTGGGGGCCGAGATTCGCCAGGTCATCGCGGGCACGCCCAACCCCGTCGATTACGTGATCAACATCGGCGACTTCGTACAGGGGCTTTGTGGCAGTTATGACCTGCAGATGAAACAGTTCGAAGATGCTTTGGACTGGATCAGGCAAAGCCGGTGGGGGGCACCGTACCTGATGACCATCGGGAACCACGACATCACCGGGCCCGGCGCCCGCGAAGCCTACGAAGACAAGATACTGCCTTACATGAGCCGGCAGATAAACCAAAGACTTGATTCGTCGAACTTCATCGTGGAACACCGTAACGCCATGTTCGTGTTCGTTGACGCCTATGACCGGGGACGCATCAACCCCTGGCTTGAGGAAGCGTTGAGGCAACGGTCGGCAGAACATCTCTTTGTCATTGTCCATCAGCCGGTGGTGCCGTATCACGGCCAGGCGGCCTGGGCGGTCTACGGCCAGCCGGGGCAGGAAGAAGATCGACAGAAGTTCCTGAACATGCTCGGCGAACACGAGGCGATCGTGCTCAGTGGTCACTTGCATCGGTACGGCTTGGTGCGTCGACACACGCAGCAGGGGCGTTTCGTGGAACTGGCAATGAACAGCATCATTCGATCGAAGGATCATGAGGCTCGCCGGATCCTGAAAGGAGTGGAGCATCGTCCGGACATGGAGATGCTCGAGCCGGACTTCTCGTCGGACACCGACCCGACGCGAGGCGAACACCTGAGGGCGGAAAGGCAGGCCATTGATCAGTTCGAAACGGGACAGCTCGAAGGTTACGGCATGGTGCAGGTGAACGGCGGCAAGGTTTCGGTCGATCTTTACAACGGGCTGGGCAGACGCAAATGGAAAACGCTGGACCTGACTTCCATACTCAAGGCTCGAAGGCCTGCCGACGCGGTCCACTTGGCCAGGCCGTGA